One window of the Microtus ochrogaster isolate Prairie Vole_2 chromosome 10, MicOch1.0, whole genome shotgun sequence genome contains the following:
- the LOC101990711 gene encoding cytochrome P450 4A10-like — MSISALSPTRFAGSISGFLQAASVLGLLLLLLKVAHFYLRRQWLLKAFQQFPSPPFHWFFGHKLFDGDQELQMIMKTVENFPSAFPRWFLGSRAYLKVYDPDYMKMIMGRSGKTSECGQKHSELKFQAFSQKSLSFFAV; from the exons ATGAGTATCTCTGCTCTGAGCCCCACCAGATTTGCAGGCAGCATCTCTGGCTTCCTGCAAGCGGCCTCCGTGCTCGgcttgcttctgctgctgctcaaAGTGGCCCATTTCTACCTGCGCAGGCAATGGCTACTCAAGGCTTTCCAGcagttcccatccccaccctttCACTGGTTCTTTGGACACAAG CTGTTCGATGGTGATCAGGAGCTACAGATGATTATGAAAACTGTGGAGAACTTCCCAAGCGCCTTTCCTCGCTGGTTCTTGGGGAGCCGTGCTTATCTTAAAGTCTATGACCCTGACTACATGAAGATGATTATGGGCCGGTCAG GCAAAACCTCAGAATGTGGCCAGAAGCACTCAGAACTTAAATTTCAAGCCTTTAGCCAAAAGTCTTTATCTTTCTTTGCTGTTTAA